The bacterium sequence CCTGCTACCCTTTGCTTCCTTAGTCGGTTTAATAAAGAGAGAAGAAACTCCTTCTTTTAACAAGGCATGTCCCTCAATGTCTTAGTGCGATAGTCCCCCAACGTATCAGTGGCGGAGAGAAGAAGAAAGATTTTCTTATCCACATTATAATTTTACAACAATTTTTTTTATTGAAAAACCATTATCTTTTATTTTTTTTAAAATTTCCTTTTTTTTCATATTAAGAAGAGATAGATAACAACTTGAATCAACTTTAATGTAAAGTATGTTATTTTTCATACCATTTACATAAGTATGTCCCTGTAAATTATCGTCTATTATTCTGTTCCATAGAACATCAATATCAATTTCTCTGTTTTTATCTTCTGTTTTCCATATATCTACAATCCTTTTTGTTATATCCCCAATTTTCTCTATCATTCTATTTTCAAAGGCATTGTAACATACAAAAAGTTATTATTAAGTTGTGGTCTCATTAAAACAGGTGCTTTTTTATCAGTAAAAGCAAAGACCATTTTTTCTTCATTGACTTTTTGTAAAAAATCAATTAAAAATTCAGGAAAGAAAGCAAAGTTCATTTCTTCTCCATCATACCCAATTTCAAATTTTTCCTGTCCCTGACCAATTTCAGGAGAAACAACAGAGACCATTATTATTCCTTTATTTAAAGTAATTTTTAATTTATTATATCTTTCACTTGTAAAAAGGGATATTCTTTTAAGACATGAAAGAAATTTATCTTTGTCAATAATAGCAATTTGACATTTTTTTTCATCAGGAATAACTACATCATATTCAGGAAAATCCTCCACTCCTGCTAATAATTGAGATATAAGAAGAATATTGGAAAATTTAAAAGTAATTTGATTTTTACCAACTGAAATTTCTGTTAGTTCATCAGTTAATAGGTCTGTTAATATATTTAAGAGTTTAAAAGAGAGAAGAACTTTTATTTTGGGAGAAGGGGTGCTTTCTAATTCTGCCTTACTTAAAGAAAGTCGTCTTCCATCAGTGCCTATTAAGTTTATGTTATTCTCTTTTATTTCTAAAAGTCCTCCTCTAAAATATGGCTTTTGTTCATTTGGATTAACACAAAATTTAATTTTATCAATTGCATCTTTTAATATATTTCCAGGTATATTAAAACTTACATTAGAAGATATTTTTGAAATGCGGGGAAAATCATCGGCATTCATTGTTATAAATCTGTATTTTATATTTTCATTACTTATCTCCACTTCATTTTCTTTTTCTTCTATTTTAATTTCTTCATCAGGTATTTGTTTAATAAGAGAAATAAATTGTTTTCCGGGAATTAAAATTGACCCCTTTTTGAATTGACATTTTAAAGAAACCTTTATAGTATTTTCAAGATCTGTTGAAATAAAACTTAATTCATCTTTTCCTTCAATTAAAATTCCAGATAAAATTTCCATTGATGATTTTGAAGGAAGAATTTTAGAAACACAATTTAAAACACTATCCAATTCCCTACTATTTATTATTATTTCCATTTTTACCTCCATTAATAATCATAATTATTGTTTTTTTGTTGTATTTTGTATTTAAGTTATTTATTCTCAAGTACTTATATTGTGGAAAACCTGTGGAAAATTTATACACTTAACCCCCTTTTAATATTTTCAACACTGTTTTTTATATATGTATCATTTTCAATAAGTTTCTTAACTTTTTTGCAAGCGTTGATAACAGTTGTATGGTCTTTTATACCAAAAAATTCTCCTATTGAATTTAATGAAGAGGTAGTTAAGTCCCTTGCTAAATACATTGCAATTTGCCTTGGTATTAGTATATTTTTAATTCTTTTTCCACTTTTAATTTCTTTTTCAGATATATTAAAATAATTACAAACCATTTCCATTATTGTTTCAAGAGTAATTTTTCTTTTTCCTTTTCTTTTAAATCCGTCAATAATCTCATTTACTAATTCTTCATTTATTTCACTATTGGTAAGTTTTGAAAGAGCAAGTATTCTATTTAATATCCCTTCAAGAACTCTGATGTTATCTTCAACTTTTTCTGCAATTAGAAATATTATATCATCATTTATTACAATATTTCTAATTTCGGCTTTCTTCTTTAATATTGCAACTCTTGTTTCAAAATCAGGGGGTTGAAGGTCAACAACAAGTCCCCATTCAAACCTTGATATTATTCTTTCTTCAATAGCAGTAATTTCTTTTGGAGGTCTATCACTTGATAAAATCATTTGTTTTTTATTATCATAGAGAAAGTTAAATGTATGAAAAAACTCTTCCTGGGAACCACCTTTCCCAGCAATAAAATGGATATCATCAATCAGCAGGAAATCTAAATTTCTAAATTTATTTCTGAAATTGTAAGTTGTTTTATTTTTAATACTTTGGATATATTCATTTACAAAGAATTCAGCAGGGATATAAGCCATTTTTAAATCACTTCTGTTCTTGATATAATGACCTATTGCTTGCATTAGATGTGTTTTTCCTAATCCAACTTTTCCATATATAAAAAGAGGATTGTATGCAATGCCAGGTGATTGAGCAACTGCTAAAGCAGCAGCATGAGCAAGACGATTACAGGGACCAACAATAAAATTTTCAAATGTATATTCTGGGTTCAAATTAATTTCAAGAAGTTTCCTATCACTTTTTTCCTCTTCTCCATAAGATATATCTATTTTTGGGTAAAAACCATATAATTTTGAAAATTCCTCTTTTATTATTTCAAGAAATGGGAAAAATCCCCGATAAAATGCTCTATTGGGAATTTGAATATGTAAAATTTCACCATCAAAATCAATGATTTTTACTGGTTTAATCCATATATCATAACCTCTTGGATTGTTAATTTGTTCTTTTATATTATTAAAAATATGTTGAGAGAGGTTTTCCACCTCAAATTTTTCCATTTTCCACAATTTTTCCACATCTTTTATTTATTCATTTTTCCCACAACAATGTTTATATTTTTTACCACTTCCACATGGACATGGGTCATTCCTACCTATTTTTTTACCTGAAACAGCGGGAGTTTGTTTTACCATTACAGGTGGCTGTGCATTTGGTCCTTGGATTATCGCTTGTTGTTCTCCTTCTTGTGTTATAGTATCAAATTGCTCATATTGTTTATGTATAAAGTCAGCACTTACCTTTTGTTTTTCAGCATGCATTGTAAATTTTTCATCACTTACTTTTATATTAAATATTGCAGATATTCCTTCCTGTTTAATTGCAGAAAGCATCTGTTGAAATAATTGATATCCTTCATGTTTATAAGAAAGAAGAGGGTCCCTTTGAGCATATACCCTTAAATTTATTCCTTCTCTTAACTCATCAATACCTCTTAAATGTGCTTTCCATCTATTATCTATTACCTGTAAAAAGATAAGGCGTTGTATTTCATAAAAGAAAGGACCTATTTCTTTTTGTTTTTCTTCTAAAACAGAAAATATTTTGTTTTTGATATCCTGTAAGAGATTTTCCTTGAAAACAACAGTATTTGATATGTTCTCAACAGAGGGAATTTCAGCATCTATATTAAAAATTCCTTTTATTGCAACTTTTAACCCATCAATATTCCACTGGAATGATTTAACACTTAAACTACAAAATTCATCAAACAGATTATTTATAATTTCCTCAATAAACTCCCTTATATAATTATCAATATTTCTCCCTTCAAGAAAGTCCTGTCTGATTGAATAAATAACATTTCTCTGTTCATTTAGAACATTGTCAAATTCAACTAATTGTTTTCTTATTTCAAAATTTCTACCCTCAACTTTTTTTTGGGCATTATTTATCATTTTTGTTATTAGAGGATGAGTAATGTTCTCGCCCTCTGGCATTTTTCCCATAATTCCCATAAGACGTTCTGAACCAAAAATTCTTAAAAGGTCATCTTCAAGAGAAAGATAGAACTTTGAAGACCCCGGGTCCCCCTGTCTTCCTGCTCTTCCTTTTAACTGATTATCAATTCTTCTTGCTTCATATCTTTCACTCCCTACAACATGTAAGCCACCAAGTGATACAACTTTTTGGTGTTCTTCTTCCCATGGTTTTTTATATTTTTCAAGTAATGTCTCATATATTTCTTTAAATTCTTCAGGACTTTTTTCTAATTCTTCTCTTGCTTTTTGCCATTGGTCTTCAATTTTCCTTCTTTGTTTTTCATATTCATCTCTTTCTTTTTTTATTATTTCTTCATAATTTTTATGTAGTTGCTCATACTCGTTTAAAATTGAAAGATATTCTTTTTCAAGAGATGGCAGGTTTGGAAAGTGTTCTGTAAAAATTTTTTTCTCTGCCTGTTCCCAATCCTTTAAGTAATTTTCATATAATTTTTCTTCTTCTTTTTCAAATTGCTGATAAATTTGCTCAATATTTTCTTTCTTTTCTGTTGTGTTTTTAATAAATCTGGTGAGAAGGTCAATATATTTTTCAGTTGTTTTCTTTTGATTTTCAAGATTTAAAGAAGGATATGTTTTTTCAACAAGAGATGAATATTTTTTTAATGAATCAATATAATTATTAATTTGTGTTGTCAAATTCTTTATAAAATCAGGTGTATTTTTAAAATTCCCTAAAATTTCTACCAACTGGTTTCTTTCTTCATCAATATCTTCTTTTAAAACAATATCATATTTTTTCTTTATGGATTTTTTATAAAGAATATAGTCCCTATATGCTTTTCCAGCTGTTTCTCTTGGTTCTTTTAATCGTTCTGGTTTTTCTTTGAACTTTTCTTGAAGAGAAAGTAATAAAGAATTCTCGTTTTTATACCTTTCTTTTAATTTTTCAAGTCGTGTGTTGATTTTA is a genomic window containing:
- a CDS encoding DciA family protein — its product is MIEKIGDITKRIVDIWKTEDKNREIDIDVLWNRIIDDNLQGHTYVNGMKNNILYIKVDSSCYLSLLNMKKKEILKKIKDNGFSIKKIVVKL
- the dnaA gene encoding chromosomal replication initiator protein DnaA, whose translation is MEKFEVENLSQHIFNNIKEQINNPRGYDIWIKPVKIIDFDGEILHIQIPNRAFYRGFFPFLEIIKEEFSKLYGFYPKIDISYGEEEKSDRKLLEINLNPEYTFENFIVGPCNRLAHAAALAVAQSPGIAYNPLFIYGKVGLGKTHLMQAIGHYIKNRSDLKMAYIPAEFFVNEYIQSIKNKTTYNFRNKFRNLDFLLIDDIHFIAGKGGSQEEFFHTFNFLYDNKKQMILSSDRPPKEITAIEERIISRFEWGLVVDLQPPDFETRVAILKKKAEIRNIVINDDIIFLIAEKVEDNIRVLEGILNRILALSKLTNSEINEELVNEIIDGFKRKGKRKITLETIMEMVCNYFNISEKEIKSGKRIKNILIPRQIAMYLARDLTTSSLNSIGEFFGIKDHTTVINACKKVKKLIENDTYIKNSVENIKRGLSV
- the dnaN gene encoding DNA polymerase III subunit beta — protein: MEIIINSRELDSVLNCVSKILPSKSSMEILSGILIEGKDELSFISTDLENTIKVSLKCQFKKGSILIPGKQFISLIKQIPDEEIKIEEKENEVEISNENIKYRFITMNADDFPRISKISSNVSFNIPGNILKDAIDKIKFCVNPNEQKPYFRGGLLEIKENNINLIGTDGRRLSLSKAELESTPSPKIKVLLSFKLLNILTDLLTDELTEISVGKNQITFKFSNILLISQLLAGVEDFPEYDVVIPDEKKCQIAIIDKDKFLSCLKRISLFTSERYNKLKITLNKGIIMVSVVSPEIGQGQEKFEIGYDGEEMNFAFFPEFLIDFLQKVNEEKMVFAFTDKKAPVLMRPQLNNNFLYVTMPLKIE